A window of Phycisphaerales bacterium contains these coding sequences:
- a CDS encoding DUF481 domain-containing protein — protein MADDRIALIGGDVIHGTIVEQTEENIIFEHAVLGRMVIERTKIESITLEGEEPAAPTPQQAQAEGQAEAAAPGAPAEPTTTIQEQTPAPNPWKSRFEAGFNGSEGRTEKLDARLTFATERRTEETRLAFDTNYRTATSRGDRTQNKFDAGGIHDWYFPESPWLAFVQGRLEYDEFAAYDQRYSAGGGLGYTFVKDDKTELVGRVGLGGSLENGGPNDGEITPEGILKLDLTHHFSEITSIVAGAEYYPDLSEFGDYRAVLSAAIETKLSVGSPASLKFGVRQEFEEYQDSDREDLLEFFGLFVVEF, from the coding sequence ATGGCCGATGATCGCATCGCGCTGATCGGCGGGGATGTCATCCACGGCACGATCGTCGAACAGACGGAAGAGAACATCATCTTCGAGCATGCCGTACTCGGCCGGATGGTGATTGAACGGACCAAGATCGAGTCGATCACGCTCGAGGGCGAGGAGCCGGCCGCGCCCACGCCCCAGCAGGCCCAGGCCGAAGGCCAGGCGGAAGCTGCAGCGCCCGGCGCGCCTGCCGAGCCGACCACGACGATCCAAGAGCAGACACCCGCACCGAATCCCTGGAAGTCGCGCTTCGAGGCAGGCTTCAACGGCAGCGAGGGTCGCACGGAAAAGCTCGATGCGCGCCTCACCTTCGCCACCGAGCGCCGCACCGAGGAGACGCGCCTGGCGTTTGATACCAACTACCGCACCGCCACATCGCGCGGAGATCGCACGCAGAACAAATTCGACGCGGGCGGCATTCACGACTGGTATTTTCCCGAGTCGCCGTGGCTTGCGTTCGTTCAGGGCCGTCTGGAGTACGATGAGTTCGCCGCCTATGACCAGCGCTACTCGGCGGGCGGCGGCCTTGGGTACACCTTCGTCAAGGATGACAAGACCGAACTTGTCGGCCGCGTCGGCCTCGGCGGCTCGCTCGAGAATGGCGGGCCCAACGACGGCGAGATCACGCCCGAAGGCATCCTCAAACTCGATCTCACCCACCACTTCAGCGAGATTACGAGCATCGTCGCGGGCGCCGAGTATTACCCCGACCTGAGCGAGTTCGGCGACTACCGCGCTGTCCTCAGCGCCGCCATCGAGACCAAACTCTCCGTCGGCAGCCCGGCCAGCCTGAAGTTCGGCGTGCGCCAGGAGTTCGAGGAGTACCAGGACTCAGACCGCGAAGACCTGCTCGAGTTCTTCGGCCTGTTCGTGGTGGAGTTCTGA
- a CDS encoding tetratricopeptide repeat protein — MASDRLEKLRRLLELEPDDAFCLYALAQEHAKAADHEQAIACFDRVIVVEPAHGYAYYHKARSLEAMGRTDDARATLRSGLRAVSPAADAKAHRELQEYLQSLGG; from the coding sequence ATGGCCAGCGACCGCCTCGAAAAACTTCGCCGCCTGCTCGAACTCGAGCCTGACGATGCGTTCTGCCTCTACGCCCTGGCTCAAGAGCACGCCAAGGCGGCCGATCACGAGCAGGCGATCGCCTGTTTCGATCGCGTCATCGTGGTCGAACCCGCGCACGGTTACGCCTACTACCACAAGGCTCGATCGCTCGAAGCCATGGGCCGGACTGACGATGCCCGCGCGACGCTGCGCAGCGGCCTGCGCGCCGTGTCACCCGCTGCCGACGCCAAGGCGCACCGCGAACTCCAGGAGTATCTGCAATCGCTGGGCGGGTAA
- a CDS encoding PEP-CTERM sorting domain-containing protein, with protein sequence MNQIKTLLCGAALTAVVATPALADFPIRDAGVLQVGVALQDAGFFENNGNVLFGLRFTLDRNVTQGSGYGLILDSFGSFDLGSDTELALYTGDGLQILAINDDYDQGDIYDAYIAAGDAPQPNDPFNGTTRQGNITNEINLLAGEYLVVIGPYNTTWDSFDAQDTEVNNFQGSGEWLCSVLLYEIPAPGSLALLGLGSLAIGGRRRRA encoded by the coding sequence ATGAACCAGATCAAGACCCTTTTGTGTGGCGCCGCGTTGACCGCCGTCGTTGCGACTCCCGCCCTTGCCGACTTCCCGATTCGGGACGCCGGCGTGCTGCAGGTCGGAGTGGCGCTTCAGGACGCCGGCTTCTTCGAGAACAACGGCAATGTCCTCTTCGGCCTTCGCTTCACGCTCGACCGCAACGTGACGCAGGGCAGCGGCTACGGCCTGATCCTCGATAGCTTCGGCTCGTTCGACCTCGGGTCGGACACCGAACTTGCCCTCTACACGGGCGACGGGCTGCAGATCCTCGCCATCAACGACGACTACGATCAGGGCGACATCTACGACGCCTACATCGCTGCCGGCGACGCACCCCAGCCGAACGATCCGTTCAACGGCACGACGCGGCAGGGCAACATCACCAACGAGATCAACCTGCTCGCTGGTGAGTACCTCGTCGTCATCGGCCCCTACAACACCACCTGGGACAGCTTCGACGCCCAGGATACCGAAGTGAACAACTTCCAGGGCAGCGGCGAGTGGCTCTGCTCCGTCCTGCTCTACGAAATCCCGGCGCCCGGCAGCCTCGCCCTGCTCGGCCTCGGCTCGCTCGCGATCGGTGGCCGTCGCCGCCGCGCCTGA
- a CDS encoding regulatory protein RecX: MEDWAPFIGDSITSLTPTGRDPQWIAVRAGRRRLTTLRARDVADLQLHVGETLSQTRLAEIFHRARFAAGLDRALKHLKRRARSEAEMRAHLGERGLAGEHVEAILNRLRELGLIDDRAFAREAIEQTHRRGPAGERLMRHVLDRHGVEPETARQAIEEAGREAPSPVEQARLLVQARLPSMRDLPSHKQAVRLLGLLARRGFDDEVAQGVVREFIELPD, translated from the coding sequence TTGGAGGATTGGGCGCCGTTCATCGGCGATTCCATTACCTCGCTTACGCCCACGGGCCGCGACCCGCAGTGGATAGCCGTGCGCGCCGGCCGCCGACGGCTGACCACGTTGCGCGCCCGCGATGTGGCGGACCTGCAACTTCACGTCGGCGAGACGCTCTCTCAGACTCGACTCGCTGAGATCTTCCATCGCGCCCGATTCGCCGCCGGGCTCGACCGCGCGCTCAAGCACCTCAAGCGCCGCGCTCGCAGCGAAGCGGAGATGCGAGCGCACCTGGGCGAACGAGGACTCGCCGGCGAACACGTCGAAGCGATCCTCAATCGATTGCGCGAGCTGGGCCTGATTGATGATCGCGCCTTTGCGCGCGAGGCGATCGAGCAGACGCACCGCCGCGGACCGGCAGGCGAACGGCTCATGCGCCACGTGCTCGATCGCCACGGCGTGGAGCCCGAGACAGCGCGCCAAGCGATCGAAGAGGCCGGCCGCGAAGCTCCGAGCCCGGTCGAGCAGGCCCGGTTGCTGGTGCAGGCGAGGCTGCCGTCGATGCGCGACCTGCCGAGTCACAAGCAGGCGGTGCGGCTGCTCGGTCTGCTGGCGCGGCGCGGGTTCGATGACGAGGTTGCGCAGGGGGTCGTGCGCGAGTTTATTGAGCTGCCCGATTGA